A window from Manduca sexta isolate Smith_Timp_Sample1 chromosome 24, JHU_Msex_v1.0, whole genome shotgun sequence encodes these proteins:
- the LOC115450715 gene encoding menin, with translation MTGLLEYKHYFPLDSIQKVCDLFEEQLRSNKEADLALFSIIVGAVENNLTNVKNSDKEVNLHSNKFVKIKFPSVEWDDVKKLHERFVSLMRSGVDSKLLNAPYATRDLVKRVADVVWNSLTRSYYKDRAHLQSIYSFLTGNKLDCFGVAFAVTAGCQVLGKQDVHLALSEDHAWVVFGKDGTETAEVTWHGKGNEDKRGRSVGEGVSACSWLYVAGKPVVCTRLMELAALVSSINPTLTPTIDVHEVAQMQHKLLWLLYDNGHLDAYPMALGNLGDLDEYMKNASGDADISLPIGNINSTKTDGTVRPDSAALYAQAIRSSRTYYEDRHVYPYTFQGGYYHRHKMYKEAFHAWACAGDVIRHYNYSRDDEEIYKEFSEIANELIPQLMKAESSGHSARSILKDPECFASLLRFYDGICKWEEGSQTPILHIGWAKPLVSTISKFDSEVRAQVHIICRPNADENLDESKDVNAEKKEEKENVNDKWNSNGENAEMSVREQLTAAVNSRPRVTLYSHKMAALKPLLLAERLNTHALQLQLTAQSQLQRPQTTTKRRDDDDQSQSVPTARAKRARRER, from the exons ATGACAGGATTATTAGAATATAAACATTACTTTCCGTTAGATAGCATACAAAAAGTATGTGACTTATTTGAAGAACAATTGCGCAGTAACAAGGAGGCAGACCTGGCGCTATTTTCTATTATAGTTGGCGccgttgaaaataatttaacaaatgtGAAAAACAGTGATAAAGAAGTTAActtacattcaaataaatttgttaaaattaaatttccatCCGTAGAGTGGGatgatgtaaaaaaattacacgagAGGTTTGTTTCATTGATGCGAAGCGGTGTGGATTCTAAACTCTTAAACGCTCCATATGCAACTCGGGACTTGGTTAAACGAGTGGCTGATGTGGTATGGAATTCGTTAACTCGTAGCTATTATAAAGATCGGGCACATTTGCAATCCATATATAGCTTTTTAACTGGAAACAAGCTTGATTGTTTCGGTGTCGCGTTCGCAGTAACAGCCGGCTGTCAAGTTTTGGGAAAACAGGATGTTCACCTTGCCTTGTCGGAGGATCATGCTTGGGTTGTGTTTGGAAAAGATGGAACTGAGACGGCAGAG GTGACATGGCATGGCAAAGGTAATGAAGACAAAAGAGGCAGATCAGTTGGTGAAGGTGTTTCTGCTTGCTCTTGGTTATATGTTGCCGGTAAACCAGTTGTGTGCACAAGACTTATGGAACTAGCAGCATTGGTATCATCAATAAATCCAACATTAACACCAACCATTGATGTTCATGAAGTAGCGCAAATGCAGCATAAGCTTCTTTGGTTATTATATGACAATG GACATTTGGATGCTTATCCCATGGCACTTGGCAATCTTGGTGACTTGGATGAATACATGAAAAATGCTTCAGGCGATGCCGATATCTCCTTGCCAATAGGCAATATAAATAGCACGAAAACTGATGGTACTGTGCGACCAGACTCTGCAGCTCTGTATGCTCAAGCAATTCGCTCTTCAAGGACTTACTATGAAGATAGACATGTTTACCCATACACATTTCAAGGGGGTTATTATCATCGCCACAAAATGTATAAGGAAGCATTTCACGCATGGGCATGCGCTGGAGACGTCATTCGACA ctATAACTACTCTCGTGACGATGAAGAAATATACAAGGAATTTTCTGAAATCGCCAATGAATTAATACCTCAACTCATGAAAGCGGAGAGTTCTGGTCATTCGGCAAGGTCCATATTAAAGGATCCTGAATGTTTTGCTTCTTTATTAAG ATTTTATGATGGAATATGTAAATGGGAAGAGGGGAGTCAAACACCTATTTTACACATTGGTTGGGCAAAACCACTTGTGAGTACAATATCAAAATTTGATTCAGAAGTCCGAGCCCAAGTCCATATCATATGTCGTCCCAATGCAGATGAAAATTTAGATGAATCAAAAGACGTTAATGCTGAAAAGAAAGAggaaaaagaaaatgtaaatgataaatggaataGTAATGGAGAAAATGCAGAAATGAGTGTTCGTGAACAGTTAACCGCAGCGGTTAATAGTAGGCCTCGTGTCACTCTATATAGTCATAAAATGGCTGCCTTAAAACCTTTACTTCTTGCGGAGAGGCTTAACACTCATGCATTGCAACTTCAACTAACTGCACAAAGTCAATTGCAAAGGCCGCAAACAACAACTAAAAGGAGGGATGATGATGACCAGAGCCAGTCTGTCCCAACAGCGCGCGCTAAACGGGCTAGGCGAGAACGTTGA
- the LOC119190485 gene encoding uncharacterized protein LOC119190485, translating to MDQVLMNRLLLISDEIKILTDCALTQSASYNNDDKTKACIIVAKLKAMLGKFGHELHTYFNTSQEPDIDEVSTLTSIQLHGEEALVELEVKIESGAISQNEASTSSTCAVLSSKLPKLSLPIFEGNILDWHQFWDQFSSNIDKRNLPDVDKLLYLKSSLTGEAKNTLEGLDATNKNYQIAVTLLKQRYGKESQIIDAHYAALYKIEPAKTSADGRKTLNEIERHLRVLSSMGENVNHNHLRFIIMEKFPADILYDLKMKTSNESVEEIRNKLEVIIAAKEDVAKNTSDIMMSENSTHYTTEALYVNDKQFGHRKNQMIKRGNLSFKQRTEDSRRSKFYPVRKRCIFCQGAHFNDQCHEVKGIEERKAVIKDLCFICLKPKHHGKACSFEVECPHCNQKGIHNRALCPKKFQA from the coding sequence atgGACCAAGTATTAATGAATCGCTTATTGCTAATAAGtgacgaaattaaaatattaacagacTGTGCTCTCACACAAAGTGCTAGTTACAATAACGATGATAAGACAAAAGCCTGCATTATCGTCGCTAAACTAAAAGCAATGTTGGGTAAATTTGGTCATGAATTGCATACTTACTTTAATACCTCTCAAGAACCAGATATAGATGAAGTGTCTACACTCACTAGCATACAGCTACATGGAGAGGAAGCATTAGTAGAGCTAGAAGTTAAAATTGAGTCAGGGGCTATATCACAAAATGAAGCTTCAACAAGCAGTACATGTGCCGTTTTGTCCAGTAAACTTCCAAAGCTATCCTTACCGATTTTTGAAGGCAACATCCTTGATTGGCATCAATTTTGGGACCAATTCAGTTCAAATATAGATAAGAGAAACTTACCTGATGTAgataagttattgtatttaaaaagttcCCTCACAGGCGAAGCTAAGAATACTCTAGAAGGATTGGAtgctactaataaaaattatcaaattgcAGTAACATTACTCAAGCAAAGATATGGTAAAGAAAGTCAGATTATTGATGCTCATTACGCAGCATTATACAAAATCGAACCAGCAAAAACGAGTGCAGATGGAAGGAAGACACTCAACGAAATTGAAAGGCACTTACGTGTATTAAGCTCTATGGGTGAAAATGTAAACCATAACCATTTACGATTCATTATCATGGAAAAGTTTCCAGCAGATATACTCTATGATCTTAAAATGAAGACGTCAAATGAATCAGTTGAAgaaataagaaacaaattagAAGTCATAATTGCAGCCAAAGAAGATGTGGCAAAAAATACCAGTGATATTATGATGTCAGAGAATTCTACTCATTATACTACTGAAGCATTATATGTGAATGATAAACAATTTGGACACAGAAAAAACCAGATGATAAAGAGAGGAAATTTATCTTTCAAACAAAGAACAGAAGATAGCAGGCGATCAAAATTTTATCCTGTAAGAAAAAGATGCATTTTCTGCCAAGGGGCACACTTTAACGATCAATGTCATGAAGTGAAAGGTATCGAAGAAAGGAAGGCAGTTATAAaggatttgtgttttatttgtttgaaaccCAAACACCATGGCAAGGCCTGCTCCTTTGAAGTAGAATGCCCGCACTGTAATCAAAAAGGAATCCATAATAGAGCACTGTGCCCAAAGAAATTTCAAGCATAA